One Roseburia rectibacter DNA window includes the following coding sequences:
- a CDS encoding EAL domain-containing protein — MNLQPKILSNAFLINGYTPAVDMILVILCILLLLLLRETFIRRSRLFLLFRTCIALLLIAAFSNSCFYYTVLYFDSDTTLCILRAIYHSSLLLIFCLYAAYLKILIGIPGKTGHIMNIFLYSLYIIFAVVDALSPVLGYSFYRDSSGAWHDNLYLKPFTIAYGIYMAFIFFLLLYYHKRIPTSLFHMLVIVQFICVFLVCAENHFGSNTFLAITFLLPIMVILYMVHGSSYSIKTGALNADSLNEYLNQQASIQNSTYYMCLRFDTDSEYVMPDELGKLFFNFWNGYFKNGLLFHPSTDFFVLAIDVSDIRNADKIAQDMIQNDFKRHFETYKLPYKIVMFNHLDFCENLEQFYELFNFFAEPMELNNFRSCDTADYKSFHDMKYLSAQLKDIAENGSLDDERVLVYCQPVRNVNAGNYDTAEALMRLKLKDTGMVYPNRFIPLAEKNGYIHKLSMIILNKTCRAIREFQDEGYHLSRVSVNLSISELSNKNFMEEFRQIVERNGVDFHTIAVELTESRNDTEYELVLDRVMQFKSLGVCTYLDDFGTGYSNFDRILSLKLDVVKFDRSLLLMANKDENSQFILNYFSTAFEKLGYKVLYEGVETDEQEEICVNSHADYLQGFKFSKPIPIEELKNFLSPIQE, encoded by the coding sequence ATGAATCTGCAACCCAAAATATTATCCAACGCTTTTTTGATCAACGGGTACACTCCCGCTGTAGATATGATTCTCGTGATCTTATGTATATTACTTTTACTGCTTCTCCGGGAGACATTTATCCGCCGCAGCAGACTTTTTCTGCTTTTTCGCACCTGCATCGCGCTTTTGCTGATTGCAGCCTTCAGCAATTCCTGCTTTTACTATACTGTACTGTATTTCGACAGTGATACCACTTTATGTATTCTGCGTGCAATATATCATTCAAGCCTGCTGCTCATTTTTTGTCTGTATGCGGCTTATTTAAAGATTTTGATTGGTATTCCGGGAAAAACAGGACATATCATGAATATTTTCCTATATTCCTTATATATCATTTTTGCCGTTGTGGATGCACTGTCACCTGTATTGGGTTACAGTTTCTACCGGGACAGCTCAGGTGCATGGCATGATAACCTTTATTTAAAACCGTTTACGATTGCTTACGGGATTTATATGGCGTTTATTTTTTTCCTGTTACTTTACTATCATAAACGCATTCCAACAAGTTTATTCCATATGCTCGTGATCGTACAGTTCATCTGTGTTTTTCTCGTCTGTGCAGAAAACCATTTTGGCAGCAATACCTTCCTTGCCATCACCTTTCTCCTGCCGATCATGGTAATCCTTTATATGGTACATGGAAGTTCTTACAGTATCAAGACAGGGGCCCTGAATGCTGATTCCCTAAACGAATATTTAAACCAGCAGGCGTCAATTCAAAATTCTACTTATTATATGTGTCTCCGTTTCGACACTGATTCCGAATATGTGATGCCGGATGAGCTTGGCAAACTTTTTTTCAACTTCTGGAACGGCTACTTTAAAAACGGACTCCTCTTCCACCCATCTACAGATTTTTTTGTTCTTGCAATTGATGTCAGTGACATCCGGAATGCAGATAAAATCGCACAGGATATGATCCAGAATGACTTTAAACGCCATTTTGAAACTTATAAACTGCCTTATAAGATCGTTATGTTCAATCATCTGGATTTCTGTGAAAACTTAGAGCAGTTTTACGAACTTTTTAACTTCTTTGCAGAACCGATGGAACTAAATAATTTCCGCTCCTGCGACACCGCCGATTATAAAAGTTTTCATGATATGAAATATCTCTCGGCGCAGTTAAAAGATATTGCAGAAAACGGTTCCCTTGATGACGAAAGAGTTCTTGTATACTGCCAGCCGGTCCGCAACGTAAATGCCGGCAATTATGACACCGCAGAAGCACTGATGCGTCTGAAACTAAAGGACACCGGCATGGTATATCCAAACCGGTTTATTCCGCTCGCTGAAAAGAATGGCTATATCCATAAATTAAGCATGATCATTTTAAATAAGACCTGCCGTGCGATCCGGGAATTTCAGGATGAAGGTTACCACCTTTCCCGTGTTTCCGTAAATCTCTCTATTTCAGAGCTCTCCAATAAGAATTTTATGGAAGAGTTCCGGCAGATCGTAGAAAGAAACGGTGTTGATTTTCATACCATCGCAGTGGAACTGACCGAGAGCCGCAACGATACCGAATACGAACTCGTTCTTGACCGTGTAATGCAGTTTAAATCCCTCGGTGTATGTACTTACCTCGACGATTTTGGAACCGGATATTCTAATTTTGACCGGATTCTTAGCTTAAAACTTGATGTTGTAAAATTTGACCGCAGCCTTCTTCTGATGGCAAATAAGGATGAAAATTCCCAGTTTATCCTGAACTACTTTTCCACTGCTTTTGAAAAACTCGGATATAAAGTACTCTATGAGGGCGTGGAAACAGACGAACAGGAAGAAATTTGTGTAAACAGTCATGCAGACTATCTGCAGGGATTCAAATTTTCAAAACCGATCCCGATTGAAGAACTGAAAAACTTTCTTTCTCCGATACAGGAATAA
- a CDS encoding amino acid ABC transporter substrate-binding protein codes for MKKKVISILLTAVLATGMAACGSDSNTADNSANNTADNTQNTAETSTESTGSADSAEKPVLTVGMEGTYAPYTYHDENGTLTGFEVDMANAIGEKMGYDVEFVETEWDSITAALDAGNFDAVMNQVTITDERKEKYDFSTPYIYTRPVLIVAADNTDITSFEDVNGKKAAEGLTSNFNEIAKSYGAEIVGQDKFALAMECVLSGEADCAINDELTYAYWKQQKGGDESTKIVAESDDVNASAVMLKKGNDELVEKINTAIDALIADGTVKEISEKYFGLDVSQP; via the coding sequence ATGAAGAAAAAAGTGATTTCAATTTTACTGACAGCCGTTTTAGCCACAGGAATGGCAGCATGCGGTTCTGACAGCAATACAGCTGATAATTCTGCAAATAATACAGCTGACAATACACAGAACACAGCTGAAACTTCAACCGAATCCACTGGTTCTGCTGATTCTGCTGAAAAACCTGTATTAACTGTCGGCATGGAGGGAACTTATGCTCCATACACCTACCACGATGAAAATGGTACTTTAACCGGTTTTGAGGTTGATATGGCAAATGCGATCGGTGAAAAAATGGGATATGATGTTGAATTTGTTGAAACAGAGTGGGATTCCATCACTGCTGCACTTGATGCCGGCAATTTTGATGCAGTTATGAATCAGGTAACCATTACCGACGAGCGTAAAGAAAAATATGACTTTTCTACACCGTATATTTATACAAGACCGGTTCTCATTGTTGCTGCTGACAACACCGATATCACTTCTTTTGAAGATGTGAACGGCAAAAAAGCCGCAGAAGGACTTACATCAAACTTCAATGAAATTGCCAAAAGCTATGGTGCTGAAATCGTCGGGCAGGATAAATTCGCACTTGCCATGGAATGTGTTTTAAGTGGCGAAGCTGATTGTGCTATCAATGATGAGCTGACCTATGCTTACTGGAAACAGCAGAAGGGCGGCGACGAATCCACAAAGATTGTTGCTGAATCAGATGACGTAAATGCAAGTGCCGTAATGTTGAAAAAAGGCAATGATGAATTAGTTGAGAAAATTAACACCGCCATTGACGCATTAATCGCAGATGGAACAGTCAAAGAAATTTCTGAGAAATACTTTGGCTTAGACGTATCTCAGCCTTAA
- a CDS encoding amino acid ABC transporter permease: MGSYAYLTAGIITARQAELMKNAFWPMLRQGLLYTIPLTLVSFAIGVIIAVLCALFIINKIPVLKQIAGIYIWVFRGTPLLVQLFIMYWGICNPLGINKWVACISALSLNVGAYSAETIRAAILSINKGQWEAGYSLGMSYQQTFRRIIIPQAATVSIPPLFNTFIGLVKDTSLASTIMIGEMFRKAQEAAASSLEYLWIYIEVALIYLLFCTLLTGLQKWIEKKLRVGK, from the coding sequence ATGGGATCATATGCATACCTGACAGCGGGTATTATTACAGCAAGACAAGCGGAACTGATGAAAAATGCATTCTGGCCAATGCTAAGACAGGGCCTGCTTTACACGATTCCCCTGACACTGGTATCCTTTGCGATCGGTGTCATCATTGCCGTGCTGTGTGCACTTTTTATTATCAACAAAATACCGGTATTAAAACAGATCGCCGGAATCTATATCTGGGTATTCCGCGGAACCCCTCTGCTGGTACAGTTATTTATCATGTACTGGGGTATTTGTAATCCCCTTGGCATCAACAAGTGGGTTGCCTGTATCTCGGCACTCTCCTTAAATGTAGGTGCCTACTCCGCAGAGACGATCCGCGCTGCAATCCTTTCCATTAACAAAGGTCAGTGGGAAGCCGGCTATTCCCTCGGCATGAGTTACCAGCAGACATTCCGCCGTATCATCATTCCGCAGGCTGCTACTGTATCCATACCACCGCTTTTTAACACCTTTATCGGTCTTGTCAAGGATACTTCCCTTGCATCTACGATCATGATCGGTGAGATGTTCCGTAAAGCACAGGAAGCCGCAGCAAGCTCACTCGAATACCTTTGGATCTATATCGAAGTTGCACTCATTTACCTTCTTTTCTGTACGCTGTTGACCGGACTGCAGAAATGGATTGAGAAAAAACTGCGTGTCGGAAAGTAG
- a CDS encoding amino acid ABC transporter ATP-binding protein produces the protein MYSLDNIYKSFDNNQVLKGVSLEIPKNKTTVLIGPSGSGKTTLLRCINLLEIPDSGTVNVNGSSMTFHEGQKVKYSGNEIRNIRMKTGMVFQNFQLFPHKTVLENIMEGPITVLKKDRSECEKEALSLLEKVGLSDKRDAYPGQLSGGQQQRIAIARALAMKPELLLFDEPTSALDPELEVEVLNIIRRLVDEKQTIVIITHKMSFAREVADKVVFFDEGKILKEGTYAELEQSNIPRITQFLNMLN, from the coding sequence ATGTATTCTTTAGATAACATTTATAAATCATTTGACAATAATCAGGTCTTAAAAGGTGTCTCCTTAGAGATTCCGAAAAATAAAACCACCGTCCTGATCGGGCCATCCGGTTCCGGTAAGACAACACTGTTACGCTGTATCAATCTGCTTGAAATCCCGGACAGCGGCACCGTGAATGTAAACGGTTCCTCTATGACCTTTCATGAAGGACAGAAAGTAAAGTACAGCGGCAACGAGATCCGGAATATCCGCATGAAAACCGGTATGGTATTCCAGAACTTTCAGCTTTTTCCTCACAAAACGGTGCTGGAAAATATTATGGAAGGTCCTATCACCGTCTTAAAGAAAGACCGAAGTGAATGCGAAAAAGAAGCGTTATCTCTTTTAGAGAAAGTCGGTTTATCCGATAAGCGCGACGCTTATCCGGGACAGCTCTCCGGCGGCCAGCAGCAGAGAATCGCCATCGCAAGGGCACTCGCCATGAAACCGGAACTACTTCTTTTTGATGAGCCTACCAGTGCGTTAGACCCGGAACTTGAAGTGGAGGTTTTAAATATCATCCGCAGATTAGTCGACGAAAAGCAGACCATCGTGATCATCACACACAAGATGTCTTTCGCCAGAGAAGTCGCAGATAAAGTCGTCTTTTTTGATGAGGGAAAAATCTTAAAAGAAGGAACTTACGCTGAGCTTGAACAGAGTAATATTCCAAGAATTACACAGTTCTTAAATATGTTGAACTAA
- a CDS encoding glycosyl hydrolase → MRKRFMGKRLAAALLAAAVAFSSGNFAGGYEYVYAAEASVFYTGTNTVTKDKLDLATEDWDNPPMITYDESIADCVTTKDFTMKADITLDDEAYASLGTGESYLKVQGIVKLGSEWTWTDSQDIPYLQQSSFSEDTHKTTITIKFEDKDADDLKGVYFRLIGQGFSGTCTFSNVTLSGVAEAQPELPAKDPSVIDDFESAETGSSAGWDQEGGWQYDNAVGISVAEFQGSKMLKADLDYTGCEGFTWSEAKIKKSFAEGLDVSAYNVLSYEMIYPEAFDGSFKAKIFAKNGADDVEIINKEAKIETSDLGDGYKKAVVTVKFSPNTAKITDLMIGTVGVSTAFLGSVYLDNLTLSQYNAAGDYTEITETAGEAVLADTSSMPEEVTLSDVNASGSAKALYAYLKGLDAADQVLFGHQNDTSKHVSTRDGVYSDTKDVTGSISGLVGIDSLALTGGELGIDNVDDAVQKSIEISKAAAAEGAIITLSTHMPNMSNEKIIATPDAARKYDFSQCDFSEAKDLSNNCSAEVLPGGKYNAQFTTYLDIIADYANGLGDIPVLFRPFHENTGGWFWWGAATTDKETYRALFQYTQDYLASKGVHNFIYVYSPNGPLTSEEEYMDRYPGDDCVDIVAFDYYDDYNTYPAEYSGEFVDNLKKTCQVVKNIADAKGKVAAISETGVRVMKADGSDNEGILVKGNPIAGHNWYKQVNQVAVDTGMPYFLLWANFGDTNFYVPYKYDDTHGQELINEFIEFYNEKSSVFANGTNFYGNADQKEVRNANQGNAAGYFANVFSKMAITSAFTLKANVRNAQSVSFVLTNPDTKTEKTITAEKTEESGAYEGVLSADILSALGTTDTGKISLVADGKTLVTVSYISFGKEKETLAKNVIENFELYYDDNDYLDGTFTENSAANCSSSFVLDKDHKAEGVYGGAFTYQLKTSGPEVWTGRMKGLSTNDYSEYNAVSMWVKPDGKGQKLVVQLVSGGEDFEVFLTDFVKTTEAKYVTIPFNKLKGKQNGTFDPKNVTKFAIWCNSISEDGNGVDIQSKIVFDDIRFVNVDESKLNVTEGGYVLTDQSLVSGGQKPGDTEKPGDTEKPGDTEKPGDTEKPGNTEKPGDTEKPGDTEKPGNTEKPEDTEKPGNTDKTTVAQVSGFKQSGATETSIRLTWKKVKKADGYQVYRYNKSTKKYQKVATLKTNTYTDKKLKTATVYQYKVRAYRKSGKKTVTGKYSNVIKAATSPQKVTAVKAKRVKSKVKLTWKKVKGADGYAIYRATSKKGKYQKIKTLKKGTIVSYTDGKAKKGKTYYYKVRAVKNAGKTSVKGTASNAVRCGK, encoded by the coding sequence ATGAGAAAACGTTTTATGGGAAAACGACTTGCAGCCGCTCTTTTAGCGGCTGCAGTTGCGTTTTCAAGCGGCAATTTTGCAGGGGGATACGAGTATGTCTATGCGGCAGAAGCGAGTGTGTTTTATACCGGGACAAACACAGTAACAAAAGACAAACTGGATCTTGCAACAGAGGATTGGGATAATCCGCCAATGATCACTTATGATGAAAGTATTGCAGATTGTGTGACAACGAAAGATTTCACAATGAAGGCAGATATTACACTGGATGATGAGGCGTACGCATCATTGGGTACCGGGGAAAGTTACTTAAAGGTTCAGGGTATCGTGAAGCTGGGAAGTGAGTGGACATGGACAGACAGTCAGGATATCCCGTATTTACAGCAGAGCAGTTTTTCAGAAGATACACACAAAACAACGATTACGATTAAGTTTGAGGATAAGGATGCAGATGATTTAAAAGGTGTATATTTCCGACTGATTGGTCAGGGCTTTTCAGGAACATGTACATTTTCCAATGTTACATTAAGCGGTGTGGCAGAAGCGCAGCCGGAACTGCCTGCAAAAGATCCGAGTGTGATCGATGATTTTGAATCTGCAGAGACAGGAAGCAGTGCAGGCTGGGATCAGGAAGGCGGCTGGCAGTACGACAATGCGGTAGGAATCAGTGTAGCTGAATTTCAGGGAAGCAAAATGTTAAAGGCAGATCTCGATTATACCGGTTGTGAAGGTTTTACATGGAGTGAGGCAAAGATTAAAAAGTCGTTTGCAGAAGGACTCGATGTATCGGCTTATAATGTTTTAAGCTATGAAATGATCTATCCGGAAGCTTTTGACGGTTCTTTTAAGGCAAAGATTTTTGCAAAAAACGGAGCAGATGATGTGGAGATCATCAACAAAGAAGCAAAGATCGAAACGTCAGATCTCGGTGACGGATATAAGAAAGCAGTGGTCACTGTCAAATTCTCACCAAACACTGCAAAGATCACGGATCTGATGATTGGAACAGTTGGTGTGAGCACTGCCTTTTTGGGAAGCGTATATCTGGATAACCTGACTTTATCCCAGTATAATGCAGCGGGCGATTATACGGAGATCACAGAGACGGCAGGAGAGGCTGTGCTTGCAGATACGTCCAGTATGCCGGAAGAAGTAACACTTTCGGATGTGAATGCATCAGGTTCAGCAAAAGCGTTATATGCATATTTAAAAGGACTGGATGCTGCTGACCAGGTATTATTCGGACATCAGAATGACACAAGCAAGCATGTTTCAACCAGAGACGGTGTCTATTCGGATACAAAGGACGTGACCGGAAGTATTAGTGGTCTGGTCGGAATCGATTCGCTGGCACTGACAGGCGGGGAACTTGGAATTGATAACGTAGATGATGCAGTTCAGAAATCTATCGAGATCAGCAAGGCAGCAGCTGCAGAGGGTGCGATCATCACATTATCCACCCATATGCCGAATATGAGCAATGAAAAAATCATTGCAACACCGGATGCGGCGAGAAAATATGATTTTTCACAGTGTGATTTTTCGGAGGCAAAAGACCTGAGCAATAACTGCTCCGCAGAAGTACTTCCGGGTGGAAAATACAATGCGCAGTTTACAACCTATCTTGATATCATTGCAGATTACGCAAACGGACTTGGCGATATTCCTGTTTTATTCCGTCCATTCCATGAAAATACAGGCGGATGGTTCTGGTGGGGTGCTGCGACAACCGATAAAGAGACATACCGTGCGCTGTTCCAGTACACACAGGATTATCTGGCATCAAAGGGAGTACACAACTTTATTTATGTATATTCCCCAAATGGTCCGTTAACTTCAGAGGAAGAGTATATGGACCGCTATCCGGGCGATGACTGTGTGGATATCGTTGCATTTGATTACTATGATGATTACAATACTTATCCGGCAGAATATTCCGGCGAGTTTGTGGACAATTTAAAGAAAACCTGTCAGGTGGTAAAGAATATTGCAGACGCAAAAGGAAAAGTAGCTGCAATTTCCGAAACCGGTGTAAGGGTGATGAAAGCCGATGGATCGGATAATGAAGGAATTTTAGTAAAAGGAAATCCGATCGCAGGACACAACTGGTACAAACAGGTTAATCAGGTGGCAGTTGACACCGGAATGCCGTACTTCTTACTGTGGGCAAATTTTGGAGACACCAACTTTTATGTCCCATATAAATATGATGATACCCACGGACAGGAACTGATCAACGAGTTTATTGAATTCTACAATGAAAAATCTTCTGTTTTTGCGAATGGAACAAACTTTTACGGAAATGCAGACCAGAAAGAAGTAAGAAATGCAAATCAGGGAAATGCAGCAGGTTATTTTGCCAATGTTTTCTCTAAGATGGCAATCACAAGTGCATTTACTTTAAAAGCAAATGTGAGAAATGCACAGAGTGTAAGTTTTGTGCTGACAAACCCGGATACAAAGACAGAAAAAACGATCACGGCAGAGAAAACGGAAGAATCTGGTGCTTACGAAGGTGTGCTGTCTGCGGATATTCTGAGTGCACTTGGAACAACGGATACCGGTAAGATCAGCCTTGTGGCAGATGGCAAAACACTTGTGACTGTTTCCTATATCAGTTTTGGAAAAGAAAAGGAAACACTTGCAAAGAATGTCATTGAAAATTTTGAATTATACTATGATGACAATGACTACCTGGATGGAACTTTTACAGAAAATTCAGCAGCAAACTGCAGTTCTTCCTTTGTATTAGATAAGGATCATAAAGCAGAAGGTGTTTACGGAGGTGCATTTACTTATCAGCTTAAGACGAGCGGACCGGAAGTATGGACCGGACGTATGAAAGGTTTAAGCACAAACGATTACAGCGAATACAATGCGGTCAGCATGTGGGTAAAACCGGATGGAAAAGGACAGAAACTGGTAGTTCAGCTTGTTTCCGGCGGAGAGGATTTCGAAGTATTTCTGACTGACTTTGTAAAGACGACAGAGGCAAAATATGTTACGATCCCATTTAACAAATTAAAGGGTAAACAGAATGGAACTTTTGATCCAAAGAATGTTACGAAGTTTGCAATCTGGTGTAACAGCATTTCAGAAGACGGAAATGGGGTTGATATCCAGTCGAAAATTGTTTTTGATGATATCCGCTTTGTAAATGTGGATGAATCAAAGTTAAATGTGACAGAAGGTGGATATGTACTGACAGATCAGTCACTCGTGTCCGGAGGACAGAAACCGGGAGATACAGAGAAACCGGGAGATACAGAGAAACCGGGAGATACGGAGAAACCGGGAGATACAGAAAAACCGGGAAATACAGAGAAACCGGGAGATACGGAGAAACCGGGAGATACAGAAAAACCGGGAAATACAGAGAAACCGGAAGATACAGAGAAACCGGGTAATACAGATAAAACGACAGTTGCACAGGTTTCCGGCTTCAAACAGTCCGGGGCAACGGAGACTTCCATCCGCTTAACATGGAAAAAAGTAAAGAAAGCAGATGGTTATCAGGTATACCGTTATAACAAATCAACGAAAAAATATCAGAAGGTTGCAACGTTAAAAACTAATACCTATACGGATAAAAAGCTCAAAACAGCAACGGTTTATCAGTATAAAGTGCGTGCATACAGGAAAAGCGGTAAAAAGACGGTAACCGGAAAGTACTCCAATGTGATCAAGGCTGCGACCAGCCCGCAGAAGGTGACTGCGGTTAAGGCAAAACGTGTGAAGTCCAAGGTAAAATTAACCTGGAAGAAGGTAAAAGGTGCAGATGGATACGCGATCTACCGTGCAACATCCAAAAAAGGAAAATATCAAAAGATAAAGACGCTGAAAAAGGGCACTATTGTTTCTTACACAGACGGCAAAGCGAAGAAAGGAAAAACATATTACTATAAAGTAAGAGCCGTAAAAAATGCCGGAAAAACATCGGTGAAAGGAACTGCTTCAAATGCAGTGCGCTGTGGAAAATAA
- a CDS encoding glycoside hydrolase family 3 protein, with product MGNSGIGVPLPELAAYCREAAAEGVVLLKNEGHMLPIKKDETVSIFGRSQIEYYRSGTGSGGAVNVPYVKNILDGIKENNAFPVNEELVETYKEWLKEHPFDNGGGGWAAEPWHQEEMEITDEIARCAAEKSEKAIFLIGRTAGEDKDYEDTEGSYLLTKREKENLRIVTKYFNEVAVLLNVSNIIDMSWTKDAAYQDHIKAILYIWQGGMEGANAVADLLSGRVTPSGKLTDTIAEKLSDYPVADHFGSKTENIYAEDIYVGYRYFETFAPEKVMYEFGFGLSYTEFSMETVKAESTGNGKDAKIALSIRVKNTGSAAGKEAAQVYVSAPQGQLGKPAKVLCGFAKTKLLAPGEEEVLELTIPVSRFASYDDSGVTGHKSCYVLEEGLYEIYVGNSVRCTEKANVDGKGGYEIASCVVTEELKEALAPTKEFLRLKTGRQKEDGVFARAYEKAPQQMVDLAERIKSRLPKELPQTGNKGITLQAVAENIKNGSSVEEELDAFVAQFTNEELAVIVRGEGMSSPKVTPGTASAFGGVSDSLHGYGIPIACASDGPSGIRMESGLKATQLPIGTLLACSFNIPMMEELYQMEGRELVGNEIDTLLGPGINIHRYPLNGRNFEYFSEDPLVTGQFAAAMTRGIRSAGSSATVKHFAANNQETERHNVNSVVSERALREIYLKGFEIAVKEGNANSIMTSYNPVNGHWTASNYDLNTTILRGEWGYQGIVMTDWWAKMNDVVNGGEADRRYTSFMVRAQNDLYMVVNNNGAAINAAGDDTVEALEAGKLTVGELQRCAKNICRFLLGTPVMKRPLKDFDPLLTVTAKEAVNTDEKQVCALQSGNRIEAGKFENTVLYVEKESILNVNAHFCFPVEGLAQGAANLYLNGELMATVQTGGTGERFLTQRMCRVKFMPGYYELKAEYVTPELKLDWIELE from the coding sequence ATGGGTAACAGTGGAATCGGTGTTCCGCTGCCGGAACTGGCAGCATACTGTAGAGAGGCAGCAGCAGAGGGAGTCGTGCTTTTAAAGAATGAGGGGCATATGCTTCCGATCAAAAAGGATGAGACAGTTTCTATTTTCGGAAGAAGCCAGATTGAGTATTACCGGAGTGGAACCGGTTCAGGTGGAGCGGTTAATGTGCCGTATGTCAAAAATATTTTAGACGGAATCAAAGAAAACAATGCTTTCCCTGTAAATGAGGAATTGGTAGAAACCTATAAAGAATGGTTAAAGGAGCATCCGTTTGACAACGGAGGCGGTGGCTGGGCGGCAGAGCCGTGGCATCAGGAAGAGATGGAAATCACCGACGAGATCGCACGCTGCGCAGCAGAAAAGTCTGAAAAAGCTATTTTTCTGATCGGAAGAACTGCCGGTGAGGATAAAGATTACGAGGACACGGAAGGCAGTTATCTTCTGACAAAACGGGAGAAAGAAAATCTTCGCATCGTAACAAAATATTTTAACGAAGTGGCAGTGCTTTTAAATGTGTCTAATATCATTGATATGAGCTGGACGAAAGATGCAGCATATCAGGATCACATCAAAGCGATTCTTTACATCTGGCAGGGAGGAATGGAAGGCGCGAACGCCGTTGCAGATCTGTTATCGGGCAGAGTGACACCATCCGGAAAACTGACGGATACGATCGCGGAGAAACTTTCTGATTACCCGGTAGCGGACCATTTTGGAAGTAAGACAGAAAATATTTATGCGGAAGATATCTATGTCGGCTACCGTTATTTTGAGACATTCGCACCGGAAAAAGTAATGTATGAGTTTGGTTTCGGTTTATCTTATACGGAATTTTCCATGGAGACGGTAAAAGCGGAGAGTACAGGAAATGGAAAAGATGCAAAGATCGCACTCAGTATCCGTGTGAAAAATACCGGGTCAGCAGCCGGAAAAGAGGCTGCCCAGGTTTATGTGTCCGCCCCACAGGGACAGCTTGGAAAACCGGCAAAGGTATTGTGCGGATTTGCAAAGACAAAACTGCTTGCTCCGGGCGAGGAGGAAGTTCTTGAACTTACCATTCCGGTAAGCCGGTTTGCTTCCTATGACGACAGCGGTGTGACTGGTCATAAGTCCTGCTATGTCTTAGAGGAAGGTCTGTATGAGATCTACGTTGGAAACAGTGTCAGATGCACAGAAAAAGCCAATGTGGACGGAAAAGGCGGCTATGAGATTGCTTCCTGCGTTGTCACAGAGGAACTGAAGGAGGCGCTTGCGCCGACAAAAGAATTTTTGCGTCTTAAGACAGGCAGGCAAAAGGAGGACGGGGTGTTTGCCCGTGCATATGAAAAAGCACCACAGCAGATGGTTGATCTGGCAGAGCGGATCAAAAGCCGTCTGCCAAAAGAACTGCCACAGACCGGAAATAAAGGAATTACCTTACAGGCGGTTGCAGAGAATATCAAAAATGGCAGCAGTGTGGAAGAAGAATTGGACGCATTTGTAGCACAGTTTACCAACGAGGAGTTAGCCGTGATCGTCCGCGGCGAGGGAATGAGCAGCCCGAAGGTAACACCGGGTACAGCATCCGCATTTGGCGGTGTCAGCGACAGCCTGCACGGTTACGGTATCCCGATCGCCTGCGCATCCGATGGCCCGTCCGGCATCCGTATGGAGAGCGGATTAAAGGCAACACAACTCCCGATCGGAACACTCCTTGCATGTTCCTTTAATATTCCAATGATGGAAGAATTATATCAGATGGAAGGCAGGGAATTAGTTGGAAACGAGATCGACACCCTGCTTGGGCCGGGAATCAATATCCACCGCTATCCATTAAATGGACGTAACTTTGAGTATTTCAGTGAAGATCCGCTTGTGACAGGACAGTTTGCGGCGGCAATGACAAGGGGAATCCGAAGTGCCGGTTCTTCTGCGACCGTGAAACATTTTGCAGCGAATAATCAGGAGACGGAAAGACATAATGTAAACTCCGTTGTATCTGAGCGGGCACTCCGTGAAATCTATCTGAAAGGCTTTGAGATTGCCGTGAAAGAGGGAAATGCAAATTCGATCATGACCTCTTACAACCCGGTCAACGGACACTGGACGGCATCCAATTATGACTTAAATACGACGATCCTGCGTGGCGAGTGGGGATATCAGGGAATTGTTATGACAGACTGGTGGGCAAAGATGAATGACGTTGTAAACGGCGGGGAGGCAGACCGCAGATACACCTCATTCATGGTTCGTGCACAGAATGACTTATACATGGTAGTCAACAATAATGGTGCTGCCATCAACGCAGCGGGCGATGATACCGTAGAAGCGTTGGAGGCGGGAAAACTCACTGTTGGAGAGTTACAGCGCTGTGCGAAAAACATCTGCCGTTTCCTGCTTGGAACACCTGTGATGAAACGTCCGTTAAAAGATTTTGATCCACTGCTTACAGTTACTGCAAAAGAAGCAGTAAATACAGACGAAAAGCAGGTCTGTGCACTGCAGAGCGGAAACCGGATCGAGGCAGGAAAGTTTGAAAACACAGTCCTTTATGTGGAAAAAGAAAGCATTTTAAACGTTAATGCACATTTCTGTTTCCCGGTGGAAGGATTAGCACAGGGAGCTGCCAATCTGTATCTGAATGGAGAACTGATGGCAACCGTCCAGACAGGTGGAACCGGAGAGCGTTTCCTGACACAGCGGATGTGTCGTGTGAAATTTATGCCGGGGTATTATGAACTGAAAGCAGAGTATGTGACACCGGAACTGAAGCTGGACTGGATTGAGTTAGAGTAA